The following is a genomic window from Candidatus Diapherotrites archaeon.
CTAGCTGTGGCATGCATAGAAAAGAAATTCGAAGACCAATTAAGGGAGATTGGAGTAAAAGACTCCAAACTGCTTACAGCAAAACAGAGAAAGGAATGCCTGAAAAAACTGAAGGCATTAGTAAAGGAATTCAATTCAGTTCACATTGCGCCGGAAGAAATTGACAGGCTGAGGGACAGGAAGTCATTGAATGAAATAGAGGCAATGAGGATTGGTTTTTTATTGAACAACCTGAAAGAGAAGCCTGAGGTTGTATACGTTGATGCCCCTGACCTAATAGAAGAAAATTTTGCAAAAAGAATAAAAAAATATATTTCATTTAATTGCATTATAAAAGCAGAGCATAAAGCAGACTTCAATTACCCTATTGTAGGGGCAGCATCAATCATAGCAAAAGTTGAAAGGGACAAAGAAATAGAGAAACTCGCCAAAATCCACGGAAACATTGGCTCAGGATACAGCCACGACGAAAAAACAATTTCCTTCCTCAAGAAATGGATGAAAGAAAAAAAAAGCCTTCCAGCATTCTCAAGGAAATCCTGGGACACAAGCAGCAGGATAAGCAGCGAATTATTCCAGAAGAAATTGCTTCAATATTGTGAGGCAGTAAAATGAATGAACCGCAAAAAAAAATGATTAAATTGTACTTCGACTTCGAGAAAATGGAGTCACTGCTGGAAAAAATGGTTGACTCAATGGCAGAAGAAGGAGAGAAAGATGCAGTAATGGGATTCACTATCTCCTTTGATAATAACAATAACCCTTTAATACAGAAATTTGATTCAAGCAGCAAAGAGAAAAGGCCTGAATTAAACCAGTGTCTTTACGAGCCATTATCAACCCTTGATGAAACAGAAAGAGAATTCTTTATTACATTAGGATTCAATGCAGCAATCGAGAGCAGGAACCTGAAAATAGACTTGAACGAAAAAAACCTTATTGTGACAGTAATAAGCGAAGAATTAAAGTACAGCAAAAAATTCCCCTTCGAAAAACCAGTTGAACCAAAAAGCCTCAAGATGAATTTGAATAACGGAATACTGGAAATGAAAGTAGAAAAAAAGCTATAATATGAAAACTGCTGCTGCTATTACTGTAACCCATTTCCCTGACTTGGGTATTACAGCGCTTTGGGTTATGTTCATTGTTCGAACAATTTTTCCGCTGATCTTCCACTGCTCTTTCTTTGCGTCGTATTCAGCATTCTCGTCGAATTCAATTCCCAATGTTGAGGCAAGCATTGAGGCAGCAATATCTTCAGCGTAATCGCCTGCAACCTGGTCTGTCTGGCCGAAGGAGTGGTGTTCAGAAAGATAACCGTAATTGTTCCTGTCCTTGGGGACAGCACAGCCAATGCTTGCAGCAATCAGCCTTGAAGGCTCATTGGAGCAGTTCTCGCTTAAAACACAGAAAGTAATTGCCCCAGCCTTTAATTCATTCACTCCCTGCGTTCTAGGAATAATCTTGCAGTTAGGAGACAGGATTGAGGATACCTTCACTAAATTGCATTTCTCTATGCCTGCATTCCTCAAGGCTAACTCGAAAGAAGTCAGTTTTTCTTTATGAATTCCAACGCCCTTAGTGAAAAAAAGCTTTTTTGGAACCATCTTTCAATCGATTTTCTCCCACACAAAAAACAAATAAACAAATATTCCGCGATAAAAATAAAAATGTAATTATCAGGAAAAAAATTGGAAAAATTATTGAGTGCTTTCTTCTCTTTCGAGGTTTTCTTTGAGCATTACAGAGTCTTCGCCGAAGTATTCAAGGAACTTCTTTGTAGTGCGAACTATATATGTAACGCCTTTCTTTTCTTTGGAGATAAGGCCTTTCTCTTCCAAGAGCTTGATTTCCTCGTAAGCCTTGGTTGACCTGAACTTAATTACCTGGGACTGCTTGACAGGCTGCCTGTACGCAATGTAAGCCAAGGTCTTCATTACTGCCTTGCTGTATTGTACTGTTCCGGCCAAATGCATTACGCTCTGCTCGAAGTCTTTTCTTATCTTCATCTTGAAGCCGTCTGCCTCCCTTACTATTTCAATTGCAGAATCCCTGAGATTGTATTCTTCAATTAGCCCTGAAAGGATTCCTTCAAGGAGAGCCAAATTCTTGTTGTTCACAACCTTGGAGATTTCTTCAATTGAAACAGGCTTTGGGGACATGAAGAGTGTAGCCTCAATCAATTTCCTCATTTTTTCAATCTTGGAAATGTTTTCAGGCTTGCGCATTAACTCCTTCAGTGCGCCTTTTTCCTCTGCTTCTTTTCCTGCTTTTTCTTCAGTGCCTTCTGCTCTTTCAGGCATTTGCTGCATTTCTTCTTCTAATTCCATTTTTTTGCCTTCAGTATTTTTCGAAGTGAATCCTGTTTTCCTTGAATCCTTCCTTTTTTAATTCTTCAATTACAATAGGAACAATCTGCGGGTTGCCGCAAACATAAGCCTCAATAATATTCCTGGGATTCCTGAAATTAAACTTCCTTATTTCATCCTGCACAAAACCCTTGCATCCAGTCCACTCGCATTTTAGGTCGCTCATTACAGGCACAAAAGAAAAATTATTTGAGAACTTGTCATGCAA
Proteins encoded in this region:
- a CDS encoding Hsp20/alpha crystallin family protein, with product MNEPQKKMIKLYFDFEKMESLLEKMVDSMAEEGEKDAVMGFTISFDNNNNPLIQKFDSSSKEKRPELNQCLYEPLSTLDETEREFFITLGFNAAIESRNLKIDLNEKNLIVTVISEELKYSKKFPFEKPVEPKSLKMNLNNGILEMKVEKKL
- the rnhB gene encoding ribonuclease HII — encoded protein: MAELQNYEGKKMLVAGIDEAGRGPCLGPMVLAVACIEKKFEDQLREIGVKDSKLLTAKQRKECLKKLKALVKEFNSVHIAPEEIDRLRDRKSLNEIEAMRIGFLLNNLKEKPEVVYVDAPDLIEENFAKRIKKYISFNCIIKAEHKADFNYPIVGAASIIAKVERDKEIEKLAKIHGNIGSGYSHDEKTISFLKKWMKEKKSLPAFSRKSWDTSSRISSELFQKKLLQYCEAVK
- the scpB gene encoding SMC-Scp complex subunit ScpB, which produces MELEEEMQQMPERAEGTEEKAGKEAEEKGALKELMRKPENISKIEKMRKLIEATLFMSPKPVSIEEISKVVNNKNLALLEGILSGLIEEYNLRDSAIEIVREADGFKMKIRKDFEQSVMHLAGTVQYSKAVMKTLAYIAYRQPVKQSQVIKFRSTKAYEEIKLLEEKGLISKEKKGVTYIVRTTKKFLEYFGEDSVMLKENLEREESTQ
- a CDS encoding arginine decarboxylase, pyruvoyl-dependent translates to MVPKKLFFTKGVGIHKEKLTSFELALRNAGIEKCNLVKVSSILSPNCKIIPRTQGVNELKAGAITFCVLSENCSNEPSRLIAASIGCAVPKDRNNYGYLSEHHSFGQTDQVAGDYAEDIAASMLASTLGIEFDENAEYDAKKEQWKISGKIVRTMNITQSAVIPKSGKWVTVIAAAVFIL